The proteins below come from a single Mucilaginibacter mali genomic window:
- a CDS encoding YdeI/OmpD-associated family protein: MNALAKKLMMKPGSRWLIYNAPAGYMDLLQPLPDGLVTSDAVSGDFNGVQLFVKNSAELVELLQVVSPAFKGDIIFWVIYPKKTSGIPTDLEMMSSWDELAKYDLNGVAAAAVDATWTALRFRPNEFSKKSDTCNDEIPKNDYAQYIDVANKQITLPPEIAAVFEQHPAAMNAYQSLSYSNRKEYVLWILTAKQEKTKADRLVKMVEKLEAGKKNPGEK; the protein is encoded by the coding sequence ATGAATGCACTCGCCAAAAAACTAATGATGAAGCCAGGCAGCCGCTGGCTGATCTATAACGCCCCCGCAGGTTATATGGATCTGCTGCAACCTCTCCCCGATGGCCTGGTAACATCAGATGCGGTTAGCGGCGATTTTAACGGTGTGCAATTATTTGTAAAAAATAGTGCCGAACTGGTAGAACTACTACAGGTTGTATCGCCTGCATTTAAAGGCGATATTATCTTTTGGGTGATCTATCCTAAAAAAACATCGGGCATTCCGACCGACCTGGAGATGATGAGCAGTTGGGACGAATTGGCCAAATATGACCTGAATGGCGTTGCCGCTGCCGCGGTTGATGCCACCTGGACGGCCCTGCGTTTCCGCCCAAATGAATTCTCCAAAAAGTCGGATACCTGCAACGACGAGATCCCTAAGAACGACTACGCCCAATATATCGATGTAGCCAACAAACAGATCACCCTCCCACCTGAAATAGCTGCCGTTTTTGAGCAGCATCCTGCAGCAATGAATGCTTACCAGTCGCTATCCTATAGCAATCGTAAGGAATATGTTTTGTGGATACTCACCGCTAAACAAGAAAAGACTAAGGCCGATAGGTTGGTGAAAATGGTGGAGAAATTGGAAGCGGGAAAGAAGAACCCGGGCGAGAAGTAA
- a CDS encoding glutamate synthase subunit beta, which yields MGKPTGFQEFDRELPAKTPVAERVENYHEFVGLYSDEKLNHQAARCMNCGIPFCHNGCPLGNVIPEFNDAVYRKKWDEAYQILSSTNNFPEFTGRICPAPCESACVLGINKPPVAIEEIEKHISEIAWSKGMVKPTAPVLKTGKKVAVVGSGPAGLAAAAQLNKAGHLVTVYERDDHAGGLLRYGIPDFKLEKTVVERRIKLMEEDGITFKYNTEVGKDISAEELVRSNDAVVLAGGSTIPRNLPIPGRELKGIHFAMDFLKQQNKRVSNIEVTAEPILATGKDVVVIGGGDTGSDCVGTSNRQKAKSIRQFEVMVQPPASRTTAMPWPTYPMVLKTTSSHEEGCERHWGINTKEFLGDENGNLRALKVTDVSWETDFLGRPIKFTEVEGSERELPCQRVFLAMGFVNPQYDGMLESLGVELDGRKNVNAAEGVYRTNVSKVFAAGDMRRGQSLVVWAISEGRECARKVDEFLMGHTNLESKDAVNVFEQVYS from the coding sequence ATGGGAAAACCGACCGGATTTCAGGAATTTGACCGCGAACTGCCAGCTAAAACGCCTGTGGCAGAAAGGGTAGAGAATTATCACGAGTTTGTAGGCTTATACAGCGATGAAAAGCTGAACCACCAGGCCGCACGCTGTATGAACTGCGGGATACCTTTTTGCCATAACGGCTGCCCGCTGGGTAACGTTATCCCCGAGTTTAACGATGCGGTTTACCGCAAAAAATGGGACGAGGCTTACCAGATCCTGTCATCAACCAATAACTTCCCCGAGTTTACAGGCAGGATATGTCCCGCGCCATGCGAATCGGCTTGTGTGCTGGGTATCAACAAACCGCCGGTAGCTATCGAAGAGATCGAGAAACACATCAGCGAAATTGCCTGGAGCAAAGGCATGGTAAAACCTACCGCGCCCGTATTGAAAACAGGAAAAAAAGTAGCCGTAGTAGGTTCGGGCCCGGCTGGCTTGGCCGCTGCCGCGCAGCTGAATAAAGCAGGCCACCTGGTGACTGTTTACGAACGCGACGACCATGCAGGGGGCTTGCTGCGTTACGGTATCCCCGATTTTAAACTGGAGAAAACCGTAGTTGAGCGCCGTATCAAACTGATGGAAGAGGATGGCATCACCTTTAAATATAATACCGAAGTTGGTAAGGATATCAGCGCCGAAGAATTGGTGCGTAGTAACGACGCCGTTGTTTTGGCCGGTGGTTCTACCATCCCGCGTAACCTGCCTATCCCGGGCCGCGAGTTAAAAGGTATCCATTTCGCGATGGATTTTCTGAAACAGCAGAATAAACGCGTTAGCAATATCGAAGTTACTGCCGAGCCTATTTTAGCTACCGGTAAAGATGTAGTGGTGATAGGTGGTGGCGACACAGGATCCGACTGTGTGGGTACATCTAATCGCCAGAAAGCGAAATCTATCCGCCAGTTCGAGGTGATGGTTCAGCCGCCCGCATCGCGTACTACGGCTATGCCTTGGCCAACTTACCCAATGGTGCTGAAGACCACCTCATCGCACGAGGAAGGGTGCGAACGCCACTGGGGTATCAATACCAAAGAATTTTTGGGCGATGAGAACGGCAACCTGCGTGCCCTTAAAGTAACCGATGTAAGCTGGGAGACCGACTTTTTAGGTCGCCCGATAAAGTTTACCGAGGTTGAAGGTTCGGAACGTGAACTGCCTTGTCAGCGTGTTTTCCTGGCCATGGGCTTTGTTAACCCGCAATACGATGGTATGCTGGAAAGCCTGGGCGTTGAACTGGATGGCCGTAAGAACGTTAACGCCGCCGAAGGTGTTTACCGTACCAATGTAAGCAAGGTATTTGCCGCCGGCGATATGCGCCGCGGCCAATCGCTGGTGGTATGGGCTATCTCCGAAGGACGCGAATGTGCCCGCAAGGTAGATGAGTTTTTGATGGGCCATACCAACCTGGAAAGCAAAGACGCGGTTAACGTGTTCGAGCAGGTTTATTCTTAA
- a CDS encoding RNA methyltransferase yields MRKLKLDELNRATVSEFKAGDKLPVAVVMDNVRSMHNVGSIFRTSDGFAVEQICLCGITGQPPHREIEKTALGATQSVDWTYHTETIQAVEKLRADGYHIIAIEQAENSTMLNTFSPDPTQKYALIFGNEVNGVGDEVMAVADTCIEIPQFGTKHSFNIVVSAGIVLWDFYVKLNLK; encoded by the coding sequence ATGCGTAAACTAAAATTAGACGAGCTTAACCGCGCCACCGTAAGCGAATTTAAGGCCGGCGATAAGCTGCCGGTAGCCGTGGTGATGGATAACGTGCGCAGTATGCATAACGTGGGTTCCATCTTCCGTACCAGCGATGGTTTCGCGGTGGAGCAGATCTGCCTTTGCGGAATAACCGGGCAGCCCCCGCACCGGGAGATAGAGAAGACAGCCCTGGGCGCCACGCAATCTGTTGATTGGACTTATCATACCGAAACTATACAGGCTGTAGAGAAACTACGTGCCGATGGCTACCACATTATAGCCATTGAACAAGCCGAGAACAGCACCATGCTGAATACTTTTAGCCCTGATCCTACCCAAAAATATGCCTTAATTTTCGGTAACGAGGTGAACGGTGTTGGTGATGAGGTAATGGCTGTGGCCGATACCTGTATAGAGATACCGCAGTTCGGCACTAAACACTCGTTCAATATTGTGGTATCGGCGGGTATTGTTTTATGGGATTTTTATGTAAAATTGAATCTAAAATAG
- a CDS encoding YciI family protein has translation MNQYIITAYDFTDADALKRRMDVRPHHFDAAHELKFRGNFILGGAILNDEGNMIGSTMIMQFESEEELQAWKQTEPYITQGVWETVDIKPFRVAQV, from the coding sequence ATGAACCAATATATTATAACCGCTTACGATTTTACCGATGCCGACGCGCTGAAGCGCCGTATGGATGTGCGCCCGCATCACTTTGACGCCGCGCACGAACTGAAGTTTCGCGGGAACTTTATTTTAGGCGGCGCCATACTGAACGATGAGGGCAATATGATCGGCTCGACAATGATCATGCAGTTTGAAAGCGAAGAGGAACTGCAAGCCTGGAAGCAAACCGAACCCTATATTACCCAGGGTGTTTGGGAAACAGTGGATATTAAACCTTTTAGGGTGGCGCAGGTGTAA
- a CDS encoding galactokinase: protein MSNITEKLHAEYQKLYNKPAENAFFSPGRVNLIGEHIDYNGGLVMPCAITFGTYLLVSPNNEGVFRFKSLNFDDHYTIPVNESYQKEDTIWINYPKGVIQHFKNDGHEVSGLDMLYFGNIPIGSGLSSSASIEVVTAFALNYLFNAGYTKLQLVLLSKWVENVFIGLASGIMDQFAVAFGEENKALMLNCETLDYKAVDSNLGEYVLAIINTNKLRKLAESKYNERVQECQAALKELQQELDIKNLCDIDTATFNQHKHLITDATVLKRAQHVVEENDRVKLAADALSKNNLAEFGRLMYASHNSLRELYEVSGKELDAVVEYSKTNPNVAGARMTGAGFGGCAIALVKGSAFDTFAKELNEYYTAKVGYAPDVYSSLIGDGVGLLKAVAEHA, encoded by the coding sequence ATGTCAAACATCACTGAGAAGCTGCACGCTGAGTACCAAAAATTGTATAATAAACCGGCAGAAAATGCCTTTTTTTCGCCGGGCAGGGTCAACCTGATAGGCGAGCATATCGACTATAATGGCGGCCTTGTAATGCCTTGTGCCATTACCTTTGGCACCTACCTTTTGGTATCGCCAAACAACGAGGGCGTTTTTCGCTTCAAAAGCTTAAATTTTGATGATCATTATACTATTCCTGTAAACGAAAGCTATCAGAAAGAAGACACGATCTGGATCAATTACCCCAAAGGGGTTATCCAGCATTTCAAAAATGACGGACATGAAGTAAGCGGTTTGGATATGCTTTATTTTGGCAATATCCCCATCGGTTCAGGTTTGTCGTCGTCGGCATCTATCGAAGTAGTAACGGCCTTCGCGCTGAACTATCTTTTTAATGCCGGATACACTAAGCTACAATTGGTATTATTATCAAAATGGGTAGAGAACGTATTCATCGGCCTGGCCAGCGGCATTATGGATCAGTTTGCTGTTGCCTTTGGCGAAGAGAACAAAGCCCTGATGCTGAATTGCGAAACGCTGGATTACAAAGCGGTGGACAGCAACCTTGGCGAATATGTACTGGCCATCATCAACACCAACAAATTGCGCAAACTGGCCGAATCTAAATATAACGAACGCGTACAGGAATGCCAGGCAGCGCTGAAAGAACTACAGCAGGAACTGGATATTAAGAATCTGTGCGATATTGATACCGCTACTTTTAATCAACACAAACATTTAATTACCGATGCAACGGTATTGAAACGCGCGCAACATGTAGTTGAAGAGAATGACCGGGTAAAACTGGCCGCTGATGCCCTATCTAAAAATAACCTGGCCGAATTTGGCCGCCTGATGTACGCCTCGCACAATTCGCTGCGCGAACTATACGAAGTTAGCGGCAAGGAATTGGATGCCGTGGTTGAATACAGCAAAACCAACCCTAATGTTGCAGGTGCCCGTATGACAGGTGCCGGCTTTGGTGGCTGCGCCATAGCGCTGGTAAAAGGCAGTGCTTTTGATACTTTTGCTAAAGAATTGAACGAATATTATACCGCCAAAGTTGGCTATGCCCCCGATGTTTACAGCTCATTGATTGGCGATGGTGTGGGTTTGCTGAAAGCGGTTGCCGAACATGCGTAA